A single Chaetodon trifascialis isolate fChaTrf1 chromosome 18, fChaTrf1.hap1, whole genome shotgun sequence DNA region contains:
- the emc9 gene encoding ER membrane protein complex subunit 9 has protein sequence MGEVELSCRAYVKMYLHACLFPRCSINGLLLSSSPTGGAVCVTDCVPLLHSHLPLAPITQLALTQVDVWCSQTQQRIVGYYQANACVSDSSPTPCALKIADKISEQFDNAVLLMLDGSKMSPEYRVPPIVMYERKDSRWVLKDKHTIMLRQWEETRAIASQMLESGDHSLLVDFDSHLDDITKDWTNQKLNTKIAELASPANGSM, from the exons ATGGGCGAGGTGGAGCTGTCCTGTCGGGCTTATGTGAAGATGTACCTGCACGCCTGTCTCTTTCCGCGGTGCAGCATCAACGGGCTGCTGTTGTCGTCCAGCCCGACAGGcggcgctgtgtgtgtgacggaCTGCGTACCGCTGCTCCATTCGCACCTGCCCCTGGCTCCCATCACTCAGCTGGCCCTCACACAG GTGGATGTGTGGTGCTCACAGACTCAGCAGAGGATTGTGGGATACTATCAAGCTAATGCCTGCGTATCAGATAGTAG CCCGACACCGTGTGCACTGAAGATAGCCGATAAGATTTCTGAGCAGTTTGACAACGCTGTTTTGTTAATG CTTGACGGCAGTAAGATGTCTCCAGAGTATCGGGTTCCTCCTATCGTGATGTACGAGCGCAAAGATTCAAGATGGGTGCTCAAAGACAAACATAC GATCATGCTGAGGCAGTGGGAGGAGACCCGGGCGATAGCCAGTCAGATGCTGGAGTCCGGCGATCACTCGCTATTGGTGGATTTTGACAGCCACTTGGACGACATTACAAAGGACTGGACCAATCAGAAACTGAACACCAAGATAGCAGAGCTGGCCTCGCCGGCCAACGGGAGCATGTAG